A portion of the Edaphobacter lichenicola genome contains these proteins:
- a CDS encoding alpha/beta hydrolase — MTRARHNRLLQADKPSTSLVTTTLLLSLTLAATPALAQTPRPTPPTRDPHTQGYVTAQEQPDGTNPPANADGNFILGPTHNPAPEMSVHDGVPQGAIYEFTMSSSDSKLYPGIAREPNTFGSPDPADPAKLIVTTSHPAPYTRRVTVYVPKQYIAGSAAPFIVGADGPDRPLFTALDNLIAQHRVPIMIAISISNGSGDAQGSERGLEYDTMSGRYAEFVETEVLPRVEQQYHLKLTKDPNGRATMGGSSGGSCALIMAWYHPELYHRVLTYSGTYINQQWPYDAKTPHGAWEFHEHLIANTPAKPLRIWMEVGDRDLLNPNAMRDDMHDWVVANERMAKVLAEKGYHYQFVFVRNAGHTDRAAKQQTLPEALEYLWQGYPIAPTKSN; from the coding sequence ATGACCCGTGCGCGACACAACCGCTTACTTCAAGCCGACAAACCGTCAACCTCCCTCGTAACAACAACGCTCCTGCTAAGCCTGACCCTCGCGGCCACGCCCGCACTCGCACAAACTCCGCGACCAACCCCACCCACACGAGACCCTCACACCCAGGGCTACGTCACGGCGCAAGAACAACCCGATGGCACCAACCCTCCGGCAAACGCAGACGGAAACTTTATCCTCGGCCCCACCCACAACCCAGCACCCGAGATGTCCGTACACGACGGCGTACCGCAAGGAGCCATCTACGAGTTCACCATGAGCTCATCCGACAGCAAACTCTACCCTGGCATCGCACGCGAGCCCAACACCTTCGGCTCGCCTGACCCAGCCGACCCCGCCAAACTCATCGTCACCACCAGCCACCCCGCGCCCTACACCCGCCGCGTGACAGTCTACGTCCCCAAGCAATACATCGCAGGCTCAGCCGCACCATTTATCGTCGGCGCAGACGGCCCCGACCGTCCCCTCTTCACCGCCTTGGACAATCTCATCGCGCAACATCGCGTCCCCATCATGATTGCAATCTCCATCAGCAACGGCAGCGGCGACGCCCAGGGCAGCGAACGTGGCCTCGAGTACGACACCATGTCTGGCCGTTACGCCGAGTTCGTCGAGACCGAAGTTCTCCCTCGCGTCGAGCAGCAATATCACCTCAAGCTGACCAAAGATCCCAACGGTCGCGCCACCATGGGCGGCAGCTCCGGAGGCTCATGCGCCCTCATCATGGCCTGGTATCACCCCGAGCTCTACCACCGCGTCCTCACCTACTCCGGCACCTACATCAACCAGCAATGGCCCTACGACGCGAAGACCCCTCACGGCGCATGGGAGTTCCACGAGCACCTCATCGCAAACACTCCAGCCAAGCCGCTGCGAATCTGGATGGAGGTAGGCGACCGCGACCTCTTGAATCCCAACGCAATGCGTGACGACATGCACGATTGGGTGGTAGCCAACGAACGAATGGCAAAGGTCCTCGCCGAAAAGGGCTATCACTACCAGTTCGTCTTCGTCCGCAACGCCGGCCACACCGATCGAGCCGCCAAACAACAAACCCTCCCCGAAGCGCTGGAATATCTCTGGCAGGGCTACCCCATCGCACCAACAAAATCGAATTGA
- a CDS encoding tRNA pseudouridine synthase A has protein sequence MPHWKTILTYDGTPYNGWQIQPNLPTIQGTLAQAIHRVTGESILPQGSGRTDTGVHALGQVATFTLTVPIPATNLHRALNRALPSSIRILAVEQVPEDFHARHSARRKTYEYRILPNDQICSPMLAPFVWASHLPLDLESLQQAAAHIIGTHDFTSFAASDPDLSTRLKTQSGSTPAAPPQCPPNKSHLNQSQPDKEVVISTEGGAFPTAVERPPHRLPSADTAIIPTDNTRTIYHSNWHQQEDLFIYRVTGSGFLHHMVRNLVGTFVDPAFAPDEIPTILAARNRSAAGPTAPARGLFLVEVEY, from the coding sequence ATGCCTCACTGGAAGACCATCCTCACCTACGACGGAACTCCCTACAACGGTTGGCAGATCCAGCCCAACCTGCCGACCATTCAGGGCACACTCGCCCAGGCAATCCACCGTGTCACCGGCGAGTCTATCCTTCCCCAGGGCTCCGGCCGCACGGACACCGGCGTTCACGCCCTCGGCCAGGTCGCCACCTTCACCCTCACCGTCCCCATCCCCGCCACGAACCTACACCGCGCTCTCAACCGAGCGCTCCCCTCCAGCATCCGCATCCTTGCAGTCGAGCAAGTCCCCGAAGACTTCCACGCCCGCCACAGTGCCCGCCGCAAAACCTACGAATACCGCATCCTTCCAAACGACCAAATCTGCTCCCCCATGCTCGCTCCCTTTGTCTGGGCCAGCCATCTCCCCCTCGACCTCGAGTCCCTGCAACAAGCCGCCGCCCACATCATCGGCACACACGACTTCACCTCCTTCGCCGCCAGCGATCCCGATCTCTCCACCCGGCTCAAAACGCAGTCAGGCTCCACCCCCGCCGCCCCACCTCAATGTCCGCCAAACAAATCTCACCTTAACCAATCTCAACCAGACAAAGAGGTCGTCATCTCGACCGAAGGCGGGGCTTTTCCTACCGCCGTGGAGAGACCACCGCATCGTCTCCCCTCAGCCGACACTGCGATCATCCCCACCGACAACACACGCACCATCTACCACTCCAACTGGCACCAGCAAGAAGACCTCTTCATCTACAGAGTCACCGGCTCCGGCTTTCTCCACCACATGGTGCGCAACCTCGTCGGCACCTTCGTCGACCCCGCCTTCGCCCCCGACGAAATCCCAACCATCCTCGCCGCCCGTAATCGCTCCGCCGCCGGTCCCACCGCCCCTGCGCGCGGCCTCTTTCTCGTCGAGGTCGAATACTGA
- a CDS encoding TolC family protein — protein sequence MRLRDMQGAASIALLLMSMLTQPGMAQQTNPTAPAQALPVTNDTTGRPGLPQAPAPKPTEPLFLRDTSIDYTKPKSHFWNPIAPYTAINVPPLELGNVTKLGSLLRDGKIYLSLADAVTLAMTNNFDIAIARINLDIADTDILRAKAGSSLRGVSTGLLTNTIGGTTTTITTGGGPGATSTGVGGGGTGVGGIVVSTNGGGPVPENLDPVLSGQLEYQAQSAPQLNTLFSGGLSSLNTDTATYNFNYAQGFLTGTQLTVGFNNNRVTTNNPFSNYSPSLTTSFQATATQHLLQGFGWGVNGRFILQAKNDRRITDSAFRQQVLYTVNQVENIYWALVSAYEDEQAKERQLAQSSQLTSDNRKQLEIGTLAPLDVVNSDSAVASDKQALVASKTNLEYQQLLMKQAIARNLNDPQLAAAPIVPTDRVALDRLPEEDLSVEDLVKQAYVNNPQIEQAVLNMKNNEITIKAFKNGLLPVVDAYAFYGGSALGGAQNPNASNFSSVPPGQPYPPGTFPSVGYGDVFQNTFNNNAPNKGVGVNMTITLRNRTAQADQARSQMEYRQSQMRLQQLYTLIRIQVTNQQYALTNDRAQVQAAQAARDFGAQSLEAEEKKYKLGASTTALVLQQGRNLAIAENNLISATAAYARDRAALFQLLANTLDRYGISLESAAQGVAGAQAPVIPGLTAPKAPEAPKPIDVNPTAQPQ from the coding sequence GTGAGATTAAGGGATATGCAGGGGGCGGCGAGCATCGCATTGCTTCTGATGAGTATGTTGACGCAGCCGGGAATGGCTCAGCAGACGAATCCAACCGCTCCGGCGCAGGCGCTGCCAGTGACGAACGATACAACGGGCCGTCCTGGGCTGCCTCAGGCTCCGGCGCCAAAGCCTACCGAACCACTTTTCCTGAGGGATACGAGCATCGACTACACGAAGCCGAAGAGCCACTTCTGGAACCCGATCGCCCCGTATACGGCGATCAATGTTCCACCGCTTGAGCTGGGAAATGTGACGAAGCTGGGTTCGCTGCTGCGGGATGGAAAGATTTATCTGAGCCTGGCGGATGCTGTGACGCTCGCAATGACGAATAACTTCGATATTGCGATTGCGCGGATCAATCTTGATATCGCGGATACGGATATCCTGCGGGCTAAGGCGGGTTCGTCGCTTCGCGGCGTCTCGACTGGTTTGCTGACGAATACGATCGGCGGTACAACGACGACGATTACGACCGGCGGCGGACCTGGGGCTACGTCAACTGGCGTGGGCGGCGGAGGTACCGGTGTGGGCGGCATTGTTGTCAGTACGAATGGTGGTGGTCCGGTGCCAGAGAACCTGGATCCGGTGCTGAGTGGGCAGCTGGAGTATCAGGCGCAGAGCGCGCCACAGTTGAATACGTTGTTCAGCGGCGGTCTGAGCTCTTTGAATACGGACACGGCGACGTACAACTTCAACTATGCCCAGGGATTTTTGACAGGGACACAGCTGACGGTGGGTTTTAACAACAACCGGGTTACGACGAATAATCCGTTCAGCAACTACAGCCCATCTTTGACTACGAGTTTTCAGGCGACTGCAACGCAGCACCTGCTGCAGGGATTCGGCTGGGGCGTGAATGGCCGTTTTATCCTGCAAGCGAAGAATGACCGGCGGATTACCGACTCGGCATTTCGACAGCAGGTGCTTTATACCGTGAACCAGGTCGAGAATATCTACTGGGCCTTGGTGAGCGCCTACGAAGATGAGCAGGCGAAGGAGCGGCAGCTGGCGCAGTCGTCACAGTTGACTTCGGATAATCGCAAGCAGCTGGAGATCGGAACGCTGGCGCCGCTGGATGTGGTGAACTCGGATAGTGCGGTGGCGAGCGATAAGCAGGCGCTCGTCGCATCGAAGACAAATCTGGAGTATCAACAGTTGCTGATGAAGCAGGCGATTGCACGAAATCTAAACGATCCGCAACTGGCGGCAGCGCCGATTGTTCCGACGGATCGCGTGGCACTGGACCGGTTGCCCGAAGAGGATTTGAGTGTTGAGGATCTGGTGAAGCAAGCCTATGTGAACAATCCGCAGATTGAGCAGGCGGTATTGAACATGAAGAATAACGAGATCACGATTAAGGCGTTCAAGAATGGTTTGCTGCCGGTGGTCGACGCATATGCGTTCTATGGCGGCAGCGCGCTGGGTGGCGCTCAGAATCCGAATGCATCCAACTTCAGTTCTGTTCCTCCAGGCCAGCCGTACCCACCTGGGACGTTTCCTTCTGTAGGTTATGGTGACGTCTTTCAGAATACGTTCAACAACAATGCTCCTAACAAGGGCGTTGGGGTGAACATGACGATTACGCTGCGCAACCGGACGGCGCAGGCCGACCAGGCGAGATCGCAGATGGAGTACCGGCAGTCGCAGATGCGGTTGCAGCAGCTTTATACGCTGATTCGCATTCAGGTGACTAACCAGCAGTATGCGTTGACGAACGATCGAGCGCAGGTGCAAGCTGCGCAGGCGGCTCGTGATTTTGGGGCACAGAGCCTGGAGGCGGAGGAAAAGAAGTACAAGCTTGGGGCTTCTACGACTGCTCTGGTGCTGCAGCAGGGAAGGAACCTTGCGATTGCTGAGAATAATTTGATCTCGGCGACTGCTGCGTACGCGAGAGACCGGGCGGCACTGTTCCAACTCCTAGCGAACACGTTGGATCGATATGGGATCAGCCTTGAAAGTGCAGCGCAGGGAGTTGCCGGAGCGCAGGCACCGGTGATTCCGGGACTCACGGCTCCTAAAGCTCCGGAAGCTCCGAAGCCGATCGATGTGAATCCGACGGCACAACCGCAGTAA
- a CDS encoding M20/M25/M40 family metallo-hydrolase, translating to MPATSNAQRRISRLATLTAVHRAFHWLHLHQPQLRQWQLEMVRIPAPTFDESARASWFLNRFRDLGLINIHLDDAGNALAELSPIDISAESTHSESAPCILLSAHLDTVFPASTPTEPTEQNDTPRIYAPGICDNGAGLTALLAIAAALRYANITPPIPILFAANVGEEGEGDLRGMRHLFERGPYRTRIATAIVLEGGGNSAVVTRALGSLRFRVTVTGPGGHSWADAGAPNPILILSQALARVADLKLPTDPLTTINVGHISGGTSINSIPESATALLDLRSTDPTQLISTANDLHRIFNDIITTQSTTNSPSKLHIETIGNRPAAALPDDSPILHTLRAVDRHLTLRTEPRLGSTDANIPLSRGIPAVALGSGGNGGGIHTLQEWYDPTGRETALRRILLTLLDTLDTVATATDDHPTP from the coding sequence ATGCCCGCCACCTCCAACGCGCAGCGTCGTATCTCGCGCCTCGCCACCCTCACCGCCGTCCATCGCGCCTTCCACTGGCTACACCTTCACCAGCCTCAACTCCGCCAGTGGCAACTCGAGATGGTTCGCATCCCCGCGCCCACCTTCGACGAATCCGCCCGCGCATCCTGGTTCCTCAACCGCTTCCGCGACCTCGGCCTCATCAACATCCATCTCGACGACGCCGGCAACGCCTTAGCCGAGCTATCCCCCATCGATATATCAGCTGAATCCACTCACTCCGAGTCTGCTCCCTGCATCCTGCTCTCTGCCCACCTCGACACCGTCTTCCCCGCCAGTACCCCCACCGAGCCCACCGAGCAAAACGACACACCCCGCATCTACGCCCCCGGCATCTGCGACAACGGCGCCGGCCTCACTGCTCTCCTCGCGATCGCCGCCGCCCTCCGTTATGCCAACATCACCCCGCCCATCCCAATCCTCTTCGCCGCCAACGTAGGCGAAGAAGGCGAAGGCGACCTCCGCGGCATGCGTCATCTCTTCGAACGCGGCCCCTACCGAACCCGCATCGCCACCGCCATCGTCCTCGAAGGCGGAGGCAACTCCGCGGTCGTCACCCGCGCCCTCGGCAGCCTGCGCTTCCGCGTCACGGTCACCGGCCCCGGCGGCCACTCCTGGGCCGACGCCGGCGCACCCAATCCCATCCTCATCCTTAGCCAAGCCCTCGCCCGCGTCGCCGACCTCAAACTCCCAACTGACCCACTCACCACCATCAACGTCGGCCACATCTCCGGCGGCACCTCCATCAACTCCATCCCCGAGTCAGCCACCGCCCTCCTCGACCTCCGCTCCACCGACCCCACCCAACTCATCTCCACCGCCAACGACCTCCATCGCATCTTCAACGACATCATCACCACACAATCCACCACAAACTCACCATCAAAACTCCACATCGAGACCATAGGAAACCGCCCCGCCGCGGCCCTCCCCGACGACTCCCCCATCCTCCACACCCTCCGCGCCGTCGACCGCCACCTCACCCTTCGCACCGAGCCCCGCCTCGGCTCTACCGACGCCAACATCCCCCTCTCCCGCGGCATCCCTGCAGTCGCACTAGGCAGCGGCGGCAACGGCGGCGGCATCCACACCCTCCAGGAGTGGTACGACCCCACTGGCCGCGAGACCGCCCTCCGACGCATCCTCCTCACCCTCCTCGACACCCTCGACACCGTTGCCACCGCCACTGACGACCACCCCACTCCATAA